The Arachis duranensis cultivar V14167 chromosome 2, aradu.V14167.gnm2.J7QH, whole genome shotgun sequence genome has a window encoding:
- the LOC107475967 gene encoding gamma-tubulin complex component 4 homolog isoform X1 gives MLHELLMALLGYTGDLIVDRREENHLLSDQTPISDECTFTLAPDISFIDPSDRQLIEKIIALGFYYRELDRFTCKSRNLSWIRSSTAYSNAKPLGNVSDVSKVEKPSVYRRALANGIVEVLSIYRSAVLHIEQLLLSETKPILATVTQGLNKFFTILPPLYELILKIERDDIRGGQLLNLLYKRCHCGVPELQTCMQRLLWHAHQVMYNQLASWMVYGILQDQHGEFFIRRQEDREVENSSSNSDISDKLARMSTNDASLSDWHLGFHPYWDMLPEYIPMHVAESILFAGKAVRVLRNPSPSFQSGDTVNPQIPKSFQKIHGLAGRFHFQREPLINSGMGEDLLPQNESDKIEAMLLDLKESSEFHKRSFECAVDSIQAIAASRLWQLVVVRADLNGHLKALKDYFLLAKGDFFQCFLEESRQLMRLPPRQSTAEADLMVPFQLAALKTIGEEDKYFSKVSLRMPSYGITVRPSPLDVSRANTSADGSSGASSEMSLDGWDGLALEYSVDWPLHLFFTQEVLSKYLRVFQYLLRLKRTQMELEKLWASVMHQYHRDFAKRKKDRSKSPTAQQKSQRSRPMWRVREHMAFLIRNLQFYIQVDVIESQWNILQTHIQDSHDFTELVGFHQEYLLALISQTFLDIGSVSRILDSIMKLCLQFCWNLENQDHCSNTVELEHIAEEFNKKSNSLYTILRSSRLAGSQRAPFLRRFLLRLNLNSFFEATARGVLNVVRPRPSLPVLNQQ, from the exons ATGCTGCACGAGCTTCTGATGGCGTTGCTGGGCTACACCGGCGACTTGATCGTCGACCGCCGTGAGGAGAACCACCTCCTCTCCGACCAAACCCCAATTTCCGACGAATGCACCTTCACTCTCGCTCCCGATATCTCCTTCATCGACCCTAGCGACAG GCAGCTTATTGAGAAGATCATTGCATTGGGATTTTATTATAGGGAGCTTGATCGATTCACATGCAAGTCTAGAAATTTAAGCTGGATTAGGTCTTCAACTGCATATTCGAATGCAAAACCTTTGGGGAATGTTTCTGATGTGTCGAAAGTAGAAAAGCCTAGTGTTTATCGCAGGGCACTAGCCAATGGAATTGTTGAGGTTCTCTCGATTTATAGGTCAGCTGTTCTGCATATTGAACAGTTGTTGTTATCTGAAACCAAGCCAATCTTGGCTACGGTCACTCAAGGCCTTAATAAG TTTTTTACCATCTTGCCACCTCTGTATGAGCTCATACTAAAGATTGAACGTGATGACATTCGAGGAGGTCAGCTTCTTAATCTTCTTTATAAAAGATGCCACTGTGGAGTCCCTGAACTGCAGACATGCATGCAAAG GCTTCTTTGGCATGCACATCAGGTGATGTATAATCAACTTGCTTCATGGATGGTTTATGGAATTCTTCAAGACCAGCATGGAGAGTTTTTCATTAGGAG GCAAGAAGATAGAGAGGTAGAGAATAGCTCATCTAATTCAGACATCTCTGACAAGTTGGCACGCATGTCAACTAATGATGCATCTCTATCTGATTGGCACTTGGGCTTTCATCCTTATTGG GATATGCTGCCAGAGTATATACCTATGCATGTTGCAGAATCAATTCTTTTTGCTGGTAAAGCTGTTAGGGTTCTACGGAATCCTAGTCCTTCCTTCCAGTCTGGGGATACTGTGAATCCTCAAATACCAAAAAGCTTTCAGAAAATACATGGATTAGCAGGGCGTTTTCATTTTCAGAGGGAGCCCCTAATTAATTCAGGAATGGGAGAAGATTTACTTCCACAAAATGAGTCGGATAAGATTGAAGCAATGCTCCTCGACCTAAAG GAATCGTCTGAATTTCATAAAAGATCATTTGAATGTGCTGTGGACTCTATTCAGGCTATTGCAGCCAGTCGTCTCTGGCAG CTTGTGGTTGTACGAGCTGACTTGAATGGTCACTTGAAGGCCCTGAAAGACTATTTTCTTTTGGCAAAAGGAGATTTCTTCCAG TGTTTCCTCGAGGAAAGTCGCCAGCTAATGCGTTTGCCACCTCGGCAATCAACTGCTGAAGCTGATCTTATGGTGCCATTTCAGCTG GCTGCGTTAAAAACTATTGGTGAAGAAGATAAATATTTCTCTAAAGTATCCTTGCG GATGCCATCTTATGGAATCACGGTTAGACCTTCCCCATTAGATGTATCAAGGGCAAACACTTCAGCAGATGGAAGCTCTGGTGCTTCTTCAGAAATGTCACTTGATGGTTGGGATGGTCTTGCCCTTGAGTATTCTGTTGATTGGCCTTTGCATTTGTTCTTTACTCAAGAAGTCCTCTCTAA ATATCTTAGAGTTTTCCAATACTTACTGCGGCTCAAACGAACACAAATGGAGTTGGAGAAACTGTGGGCATCTGTAATGCATCAATATCACCGTGATTTTGCCAAACGCAAAAAGGATCGATCTAAGAGCCCAACAGCACAGCAGAAATCTCAGCGATCTCGACCAATGTGGCGTGTTAGAGAACATATGGCATTCTTGATCAGAAATCTCCAATTTTATATTCAG GTGGATGTAATAGAGTCTCAATGGAATATCTTACAAACACATATCCAAGACTCTCATGACTTTACAGAACTTGTGGGATTTCATCAAGA GTATCTATTAGCCTTAATTTCACAAACGTTCTTGGACATTGGTTCTGTGTCAAGGATACTGGATAGCATCATGAAGCTCTGCCTACAATTCTGCTGGAATCTTGAGAACCAAGATCATTGTTCAAATactgtggaactggaacacataGCTGAG GAATTCAACAAGAAATCAAATTCCTTGTACACTATACTGCGCAGCAGCAGGCTTGCTGGGAGTCAGCGAGCTCCATTCTTAAGACGTTTTCTCTTGCGGTTAAATCTGAATTCCTTCTTCGAG GCAACTGCAAGGGGAGTTCTGAATGTTGTCAGACCACGGCCATCGCTTCCTGTTTTGAATCAACAGTAG
- the LOC107475967 gene encoding gamma-tubulin complex component 4 homolog isoform X2 translates to MHAKLRLLWHAHQVMYNQLASWMVYGILQDQHGEFFIRRQEDREVENSSSNSDISDKLARMSTNDASLSDWHLGFHPYWDMLPEYIPMHVAESILFAGKAVRVLRNPSPSFQSGDTVNPQIPKSFQKIHGLAGRFHFQREPLINSGMGEDLLPQNESDKIEAMLLDLKESSEFHKRSFECAVDSIQAIAASRLWQLVVVRADLNGHLKALKDYFLLAKGDFFQCFLEESRQLMRLPPRQSTAEADLMVPFQLAALKTIGEEDKYFSKVSLRMPSYGITVRPSPLDVSRANTSADGSSGASSEMSLDGWDGLALEYSVDWPLHLFFTQEVLSKYLRVFQYLLRLKRTQMELEKLWASVMHQYHRDFAKRKKDRSKSPTAQQKSQRSRPMWRVREHMAFLIRNLQFYIQVDVIESQWNILQTHIQDSHDFTELVGFHQEYLLALISQTFLDIGSVSRILDSIMKLCLQFCWNLENQDHCSNTVELEHIAEEFNKKSNSLYTILRSSRLAGSQRAPFLRRFLLRLNLNSFFEATARGVLNVVRPRPSLPVLNQQ, encoded by the exons ATGCATGCAAAG CTTAGGCTTCTTTGGCATGCACATCAGGTGATGTATAATCAACTTGCTTCATGGATGGTTTATGGAATTCTTCAAGACCAGCATGGAGAGTTTTTCATTAGGAG GCAAGAAGATAGAGAGGTAGAGAATAGCTCATCTAATTCAGACATCTCTGACAAGTTGGCACGCATGTCAACTAATGATGCATCTCTATCTGATTGGCACTTGGGCTTTCATCCTTATTGG GATATGCTGCCAGAGTATATACCTATGCATGTTGCAGAATCAATTCTTTTTGCTGGTAAAGCTGTTAGGGTTCTACGGAATCCTAGTCCTTCCTTCCAGTCTGGGGATACTGTGAATCCTCAAATACCAAAAAGCTTTCAGAAAATACATGGATTAGCAGGGCGTTTTCATTTTCAGAGGGAGCCCCTAATTAATTCAGGAATGGGAGAAGATTTACTTCCACAAAATGAGTCGGATAAGATTGAAGCAATGCTCCTCGACCTAAAG GAATCGTCTGAATTTCATAAAAGATCATTTGAATGTGCTGTGGACTCTATTCAGGCTATTGCAGCCAGTCGTCTCTGGCAG CTTGTGGTTGTACGAGCTGACTTGAATGGTCACTTGAAGGCCCTGAAAGACTATTTTCTTTTGGCAAAAGGAGATTTCTTCCAG TGTTTCCTCGAGGAAAGTCGCCAGCTAATGCGTTTGCCACCTCGGCAATCAACTGCTGAAGCTGATCTTATGGTGCCATTTCAGCTG GCTGCGTTAAAAACTATTGGTGAAGAAGATAAATATTTCTCTAAAGTATCCTTGCG GATGCCATCTTATGGAATCACGGTTAGACCTTCCCCATTAGATGTATCAAGGGCAAACACTTCAGCAGATGGAAGCTCTGGTGCTTCTTCAGAAATGTCACTTGATGGTTGGGATGGTCTTGCCCTTGAGTATTCTGTTGATTGGCCTTTGCATTTGTTCTTTACTCAAGAAGTCCTCTCTAA ATATCTTAGAGTTTTCCAATACTTACTGCGGCTCAAACGAACACAAATGGAGTTGGAGAAACTGTGGGCATCTGTAATGCATCAATATCACCGTGATTTTGCCAAACGCAAAAAGGATCGATCTAAGAGCCCAACAGCACAGCAGAAATCTCAGCGATCTCGACCAATGTGGCGTGTTAGAGAACATATGGCATTCTTGATCAGAAATCTCCAATTTTATATTCAG GTGGATGTAATAGAGTCTCAATGGAATATCTTACAAACACATATCCAAGACTCTCATGACTTTACAGAACTTGTGGGATTTCATCAAGA GTATCTATTAGCCTTAATTTCACAAACGTTCTTGGACATTGGTTCTGTGTCAAGGATACTGGATAGCATCATGAAGCTCTGCCTACAATTCTGCTGGAATCTTGAGAACCAAGATCATTGTTCAAATactgtggaactggaacacataGCTGAG GAATTCAACAAGAAATCAAATTCCTTGTACACTATACTGCGCAGCAGCAGGCTTGCTGGGAGTCAGCGAGCTCCATTCTTAAGACGTTTTCTCTTGCGGTTAAATCTGAATTCCTTCTTCGAG GCAACTGCAAGGGGAGTTCTGAATGTTGTCAGACCACGGCCATCGCTTCCTGTTTTGAATCAACAGTAG